A single region of the Streptomyces sp. NBC_01381 genome encodes:
- a CDS encoding peroxiredoxin gives MLTVGDKFPEFDLTACVSLEAGKEFEQINHKTYEGKWKIVFAWPKDFTFVCPTEIAAFGKLNDEFADRDAQVLGFSGDSEFVHHAWRKDHPDLTDLPFPMLADSKHELMRDLGIEGEDGFAQRAVFIVDQNNEIQFTMVTAGSVGRNPKEVLRVLDALQTDELCPCNWTKGENTLDPVALLSGE, from the coding sequence GTGCTCACTGTCGGTGACAAGTTCCCCGAGTTCGACCTGACTGCCTGTGTTTCGCTGGAGGCGGGCAAGGAGTTCGAGCAGATCAACCACAAGACCTACGAGGGCAAGTGGAAGATCGTCTTCGCGTGGCCCAAGGACTTCACCTTCGTGTGCCCGACCGAGATCGCCGCTTTCGGCAAGCTGAACGACGAGTTCGCCGACCGTGACGCCCAGGTCCTCGGCTTCTCCGGCGACTCCGAGTTCGTGCACCACGCCTGGCGCAAGGACCACCCGGACCTCACCGACCTGCCCTTCCCGATGCTGGCCGACTCGAAGCACGAGCTCATGCGTGACCTCGGCATCGAGGGCGAGGACGGCTTCGCGCAGCGCGCCGTCTTCATCGTGGACCAGAACAACGAGATCCAGTTCACGATGGTGACCGCCGGTTCCGTCGGCCGTAACCCGAAGGAGGTCCTCCGGGTCCTCGACGCTCTCCAGACGGACGAGCTCTGCCCGTGCAACTGGACCAAGGGCGAGAACACCCTGGACCCGGTCGCGCTCCTCTCGGGCGAGTGA
- a CDS encoding PQQ-binding-like beta-propeller repeat protein — translation MRPSHRLGHGQSHRQRFRRIRTAGGLVLGLLVLMLGIGAQPAAAHVSREHAELVVAPGDGVTSGRLIVHHDVVSAGEAGAWASRLLSADCPVNGSGVAGDSGGVPGGVVVELAWSCRLDAVDLSALLDKGGLSQVVVEFDGTAADADAATPIVDARGVHAPPSFPWATVLLVTAAGVFLVLAAWQLPLLVRLVRPRRLRFAVAGTVALSCLAPQAAYADGADAADTVTVTGTVFRDANGNGKRDKGERPMAGVDVTDGAVWTASGPDGSYRLDIDPTRRETDLVSIVSPDGYTPALRDDYIPTYFREVAESGSTDADFALVPDKNAADPTEKWVMNSDTEVGNRTDEEAKKALPQWTGQVRAMSEVDGATMQIATGDLTVTDYAEEPRRQGAYDLFSKGLKEGRLGHPFYPVMGNHDFGGTAASKGYAGSLEYYRRNLGPEWYSFDRDGRHIVVLEDNYDASGLKPQLEWLRRDLAQHAVGKQVFVFAHRSLFTQWGPGAGMQPTIDELAKYDVRMVAAGHNQQAEFRRGAFKRSVEINNQGTYGIDGARPDYKVLDFSGITDDPRTDLNEDTGHVTGIHRQFEVDDDAALVSPAKGSVHAAKDGVPVEVYAEDDGRTPQRAKVTVRDKRGEIVRRESLRFGDGASKPGIENCYTPPGGKPEPCPDARGSWTRASDRLSGLRPGAYTAETVAYDSRGKAWPALKNPFTVVPKTEAVPAGQDWVRQGGDEAGRSASADDPGPVLDLKWARHTGEQLNLNGSVVTDGKVIVSSRAFDSPYSMMLAYDVKSGREIWRTYLDGDAESAPTLHGGRVYLTTGVGRVYAIDPDDGHIAWEAVDREEQHGDTVRRYGRAGGPVSVFGLTGESADGRSVAVYQDWDTVRCRDAKTGEKLPGGFAAAGSWGQFHSTAVREPGSNTAYLHSGSSNSVIAMDLASCKQLWVKDTKGGIDSHSSPVLTDPASGDPKLVTFTSSGVRGFDPKSGAQTWESAAGGSGVCEPGPAPLTSPAVWGDTAYVAGRDGVVRAYDTSAADPSKPLWQTKAGYLPGESPLDDEWRVAMGCTAGEGSPTMHPLVTKSHVYVGTWDGRLLVIDRSTGEQVHAYDLGAGVTSTLSVSGGRIFALTDDGTIHALAARRG, via the coding sequence ATGAGACCCAGCCACAGACTCGGCCACGGGCAGAGTCATCGACAGAGATTCAGACGGATACGCACCGCGGGCGGGCTCGTGCTCGGGCTGCTCGTCCTGATGCTCGGCATCGGAGCTCAGCCCGCCGCCGCGCACGTCTCACGCGAGCACGCCGAACTCGTCGTCGCCCCCGGTGACGGCGTCACGAGCGGGCGGCTGATCGTGCACCACGACGTGGTGTCCGCGGGGGAGGCCGGCGCCTGGGCGTCCCGGCTCCTCTCGGCCGACTGCCCGGTCAACGGCTCCGGCGTGGCCGGTGACAGCGGCGGAGTGCCGGGCGGCGTCGTCGTGGAACTGGCGTGGAGCTGCCGGCTCGACGCCGTCGACCTGAGCGCCCTGCTCGACAAGGGCGGACTGAGCCAGGTCGTCGTCGAGTTCGACGGCACGGCGGCGGACGCCGACGCGGCCACGCCCATCGTCGACGCCCGAGGTGTGCACGCGCCGCCCTCGTTCCCCTGGGCCACCGTGCTCCTGGTGACGGCGGCCGGAGTCTTCCTCGTGCTCGCCGCCTGGCAGCTGCCGCTCCTCGTCAGGCTGGTGCGGCCCCGGCGGCTGCGGTTCGCCGTCGCGGGGACGGTCGCGCTGTCCTGCCTCGCACCCCAGGCCGCGTACGCCGATGGTGCGGACGCGGCGGACACCGTCACCGTGACGGGCACCGTCTTCCGGGACGCCAACGGCAACGGCAAGCGGGACAAGGGTGAGCGGCCCATGGCGGGCGTCGATGTCACCGACGGGGCCGTGTGGACGGCGTCCGGGCCCGACGGTTCGTACCGCCTGGACATCGACCCGACCCGGCGTGAGACGGACCTCGTCAGCATCGTCTCGCCGGACGGCTACACGCCCGCCCTGCGCGACGACTACATACCGACGTACTTCCGCGAGGTCGCCGAGAGCGGCTCGACGGACGCCGACTTCGCGCTCGTCCCCGACAAGAACGCGGCCGACCCCACCGAGAAGTGGGTGATGAACTCCGACACCGAGGTCGGCAACCGCACGGACGAGGAGGCGAAGAAGGCCCTTCCGCAGTGGACGGGGCAGGTGCGGGCGATGTCCGAGGTCGACGGGGCGACGATGCAGATCGCCACCGGCGACCTCACCGTCACCGACTACGCCGAGGAGCCGCGCCGCCAGGGCGCCTACGACCTGTTCAGCAAGGGGCTCAAGGAGGGCAGGCTCGGCCACCCCTTCTACCCGGTGATGGGCAACCACGACTTCGGCGGCACGGCGGCCTCCAAGGGCTATGCGGGCAGCCTGGAGTACTACCGCCGCAACCTCGGCCCCGAGTGGTACAGCTTCGACCGCGACGGCCGCCACATCGTCGTACTCGAGGACAACTACGACGCGAGCGGCCTCAAGCCGCAGCTGGAGTGGCTGCGCCGGGATCTGGCCCAACACGCGGTCGGCAAGCAGGTGTTCGTCTTCGCGCACCGCTCGCTGTTCACCCAGTGGGGTCCGGGCGCGGGCATGCAGCCGACCATCGACGAACTCGCCAAGTACGACGTGCGGATGGTCGCGGCGGGCCACAACCAGCAGGCCGAGTTCCGGCGTGGCGCCTTCAAGCGCTCCGTCGAGATCAACAACCAGGGCACGTACGGGATCGACGGCGCACGCCCGGACTACAAGGTCCTCGACTTCAGCGGCATCACCGACGACCCGCGCACGGACCTGAACGAAGACACCGGTCATGTCACCGGAATCCACCGGCAGTTCGAGGTCGACGACGACGCCGCGCTGGTCAGCCCCGCGAAGGGCAGTGTGCACGCGGCGAAGGACGGAGTGCCCGTCGAGGTGTACGCGGAGGACGACGGGCGCACGCCTCAGCGGGCCAAGGTGACCGTGCGGGACAAGCGCGGCGAGATCGTGCGGCGCGAGTCGCTGCGGTTCGGCGACGGCGCATCGAAGCCCGGCATCGAGAACTGCTACACGCCGCCCGGCGGCAAGCCCGAGCCCTGTCCCGACGCCCGCGGCTCCTGGACGCGGGCGAGCGACCGGCTGAGCGGCCTCCGGCCCGGCGCGTACACGGCGGAGACCGTCGCGTACGACAGCAGGGGCAAGGCCTGGCCCGCCCTGAAGAACCCGTTCACTGTGGTGCCGAAGACCGAAGCGGTGCCCGCGGGACAGGACTGGGTGCGGCAGGGCGGCGACGAGGCCGGACGCTCCGCGAGCGCGGACGATCCGGGGCCGGTGCTCGACCTGAAGTGGGCGCGCCACACCGGGGAGCAGCTCAACCTCAACGGCTCGGTCGTCACGGACGGCAAGGTCATCGTCTCCTCGCGGGCCTTCGACTCGCCGTACAGCATGATGCTCGCGTACGACGTGAAGTCCGGGCGCGAGATCTGGCGTACGTATCTGGACGGCGACGCGGAGTCGGCGCCCACGCTGCACGGCGGCCGGGTCTACCTGACGACCGGCGTCGGCCGCGTCTACGCCATCGACCCGGACGACGGGCACATCGCCTGGGAGGCGGTCGACCGCGAAGAGCAGCACGGGGACACCGTGCGGCGCTACGGCCGGGCCGGCGGTCCGGTCAGCGTCTTCGGGCTCACCGGTGAATCGGCCGACGGCCGTTCCGTCGCCGTCTACCAGGACTGGGACACGGTGCGCTGCCGGGACGCGAAGACCGGCGAGAAGCTGCCCGGCGGATTCGCGGCCGCGGGTTCATGGGGGCAGTTCCACAGCACCGCGGTGCGCGAGCCCGGCTCCAACACCGCCTATCTGCACTCCGGTTCGAGCAACTCCGTCATCGCGATGGACCTGGCGAGCTGCAAGCAGCTGTGGGTGAAGGACACCAAGGGCGGCATCGACAGCCACTCGTCGCCCGTCCTCACCGACCCGGCGTCGGGCGATCCGAAGCTGGTGACGTTCACGTCATCGGGGGTCCGCGGATTCGATCCGAAGTCGGGTGCGCAGACCTGGGAGTCGGCGGCGGGCGGTTCGGGCGTCTGCGAGCCGGGCCCCGCGCCGCTGACGAGCCCGGCCGTCTGGGGTGACACCGCGTACGTGGCGGGGCGCGACGGTGTCGTACGCGCCTATGACACGAGCGCGGCCGACCCGTCGAAGCCGCTCTGGCAGACCAAGGCCGGCTATCTGCCGGGGGAGAGTCCGCTGGACGACGAGTGGCGGGTCGCCATGGGCTGCACGGCGGGCGAAGGATCGCCGACCATGCACCCCCTGGTAACCAAGTCCCATGTGTATGTGGGTACTTGGGACGGGCGACTGCTCGTCATCGACCGCTCGACGGGCGAGCAGGTGCACGCCTACGACCTGGGCGCGGGCGTCACATCGACGCTGTCCGTCAGCGGCGGGCGGATCTTCGCCCTCACCGACGACGGCACGATCCACGCGCTGGCCGCGCGCCGCGGCTGA
- a CDS encoding alkyl hydroperoxide reductase, protein MALDELKSAVPDYAKDLKLNLGSVIGNSDLPKQQLWGTVLACAIASRSPKVLRELEPEAKANLSAEAYTAAKSAAAIMAMNNVFYRTRHLLSDPEYGTIRAGLRMNVIGNPGVEKVDFELWSLAVSAINGCGQCLDSHEQVLRKAGVDRETIQEAFKIASVIQAVGVTLDSEAVLSE, encoded by the coding sequence ATGGCACTCGACGAACTGAAGTCCGCCGTACCGGACTACGCCAAGGACCTGAAGCTGAACCTCGGCTCGGTCATCGGCAACTCGGACCTGCCCAAGCAGCAGCTCTGGGGCACGGTGCTCGCCTGCGCGATCGCATCCCGCTCCCCGAAGGTCCTGCGCGAGCTGGAGCCCGAGGCGAAGGCGAACCTCTCCGCCGAGGCGTACACGGCCGCCAAGTCGGCCGCCGCCATCATGGCGATGAACAACGTCTTCTACCGCACGCGCCACCTGCTTTCGGACCCCGAGTACGGGACGATCCGGGCCGGCCTGCGGATGAACGTCATCGGCAACCCGGGCGTGGAGAAGGTCGACTTCGAGCTGTGGTCGCTCGCGGTCTCCGCGATCAACGGCTGCGGCCAGTGCCTCGACTCTCACGAGCAGGTTCTGCGGAAGGCGGGCGTCGACCGCGAGACGATCCAGGAAGCCTTCAAGATCGCCTCGGTGATCCAGGCCGTGGGCGTCACGCTGGACTCGGAAGCGGTGCTCTCCGAGTAG
- a CDS encoding LysR substrate-binding domain-containing protein, producing MRAINRGKQPSLAQLRAFAAVAEHLHFRDAAVAIGMSQPALSGAVSALEEALGVQLLERTTRKVLLSPAGERLAVRARAVLDEVGALMEEADAVRAPFTGVLRLGVIPTVAPYLLPTVIGLVHEKYPDLDLQVHEEQTSSLIEGLGAGRLDLLLLAVPLGVPGVTELPLFDEDFVLVTPLDHWLGGREGIPRDALRELNLLLLDEGHCLRDQALDICREAGRADAPVTTTAAGLSTLVQLVAGGLGVTLLPRTAVRVETSRSNQLLTGYFADPAPTRRIALAMRTGAARAAEYEELAAALRGAVKPLPVRVL from the coding sequence GTGCGAGCCATAAATAGGGGCAAGCAGCCCAGCCTGGCGCAGCTCCGCGCCTTCGCGGCCGTGGCCGAGCATCTGCACTTCAGGGACGCGGCGGTCGCAATCGGGATGAGTCAGCCCGCACTGTCCGGAGCCGTATCGGCCCTGGAGGAGGCACTGGGTGTCCAGCTCCTGGAGCGCACGACGCGCAAGGTGCTGCTCTCTCCGGCCGGCGAGCGGCTCGCGGTGCGGGCCAGGGCCGTGCTCGACGAGGTCGGGGCGCTGATGGAGGAGGCCGACGCGGTGCGCGCGCCGTTCACCGGGGTGCTCAGGCTCGGGGTGATCCCGACCGTGGCGCCCTATCTGCTGCCGACCGTCATCGGGCTCGTACACGAGAAGTATCCGGATCTGGATCTCCAGGTGCATGAGGAGCAGACCTCGTCGCTCATCGAGGGGCTCGGTGCCGGGCGGCTCGATCTGCTGCTGCTCGCCGTGCCGCTGGGGGTTCCCGGTGTGACCGAACTGCCTTTGTTCGACGAGGACTTCGTGCTAGTCACGCCGCTTGACCACTGGCTCGGCGGGCGGGAGGGCATCCCGCGCGACGCCCTGCGCGAACTCAATCTGCTGCTGCTCGACGAGGGGCACTGCCTGCGCGACCAGGCGCTCGACATCTGCCGGGAGGCGGGCCGCGCGGACGCGCCGGTCACCACGACCGCCGCCGGGCTCTCCACCCTCGTACAGCTGGTGGCCGGCGGGCTCGGCGTGACGCTCCTTCCGCGCACCGCTGTCCGCGTCGAGACCAGCCGCAGCAATCAGTTGCTCACCGGGTACTTCGCGGACCCGGCGCCGACTAGGCGGATCGCCCTCGCGATGCGTACCGGCGCTGCGCGGG
- a CDS encoding AI-2E family transporter: MSRVPGWLGRLGAGLSRMGERMEGRRGPDADAPDADASDADSPDTAKRSRRSAADEAAAAEGDAAAVEAAGAAAPEPVVPAPPAYAPAIAARPDPVDAVPWGMRVAAEAGWRLLVLAGTLWVLMQVISAVQLVVFAFIAALLITAMLQPTVARLRRLGLPRSLATVLTAVLGFVVMGLVGWFVVWQVMENADTLSNQVQDGIDDLRNWLLNSPFHVTEDQINDIAKTLREAVGANTEELTSAGLEGVTVIVEAMTGILLTMFSTLFLLYDGKRIWQWVLKLVPAPARPGIAGAGPRAWRTLTAYVRGTVIVALIDAIFIGLGIYFLGVPMAVPLAVFIFLFAFIPLVGAVISGALAVVVALVTQGVFTAVMTLAVVLAVQQIEGHILQPFILGRAVRVHPLAVVLSVAAGGLVAGIGGAVVAVPLVAVTNTVVGYLRAYSREAALKQAPQPRGASALDVAPVDRGTAAE, encoded by the coding sequence ATGTCGCGAGTTCCAGGGTGGCTCGGCCGGCTCGGCGCCGGACTGTCTCGGATGGGCGAGCGGATGGAGGGGCGTCGGGGACCGGACGCCGATGCTCCGGACGCCGACGCCTCGGACGCCGACTCTCCGGACACGGCCAAGCGCTCACGGCGGTCGGCCGCCGATGAGGCCGCCGCAGCCGAGGGGGACGCGGCCGCGGTCGAGGCAGCGGGAGCGGCCGCACCGGAACCGGTGGTGCCCGCGCCGCCCGCCTACGCGCCGGCCATAGCGGCCAGGCCCGACCCCGTCGACGCGGTGCCGTGGGGGATGCGGGTCGCCGCCGAGGCCGGCTGGCGCCTGCTCGTCCTCGCGGGCACGCTCTGGGTGTTGATGCAGGTGATCAGCGCCGTGCAGCTGGTCGTCTTCGCCTTCATCGCCGCGCTCCTCATCACCGCGATGCTTCAGCCGACCGTGGCCCGGCTCCGGCGGCTCGGGCTGCCGAGGAGCCTGGCGACTGTCCTCACCGCCGTACTCGGCTTCGTCGTCATGGGGCTCGTCGGCTGGTTCGTGGTCTGGCAGGTCATGGAGAACGCGGACACGCTCTCCAACCAGGTCCAGGACGGCATCGACGATCTGCGCAACTGGCTGCTCAACAGCCCCTTCCACGTCACCGAGGACCAGATCAACGACATCGCCAAGACGCTGCGCGAGGCGGTCGGGGCGAACACGGAGGAGCTGACGTCGGCGGGGCTCGAAGGCGTCACCGTGATCGTGGAGGCCATGACCGGCATCCTGCTCACGATGTTCTCGACGCTCTTCCTGCTGTACGACGGGAAGCGGATCTGGCAGTGGGTCCTGAAGCTGGTGCCTGCGCCGGCCCGGCCGGGGATCGCCGGAGCGGGGCCGCGCGCATGGCGCACTTTGACCGCCTATGTGCGCGGCACGGTGATAGTCGCCCTCATCGACGCGATCTTCATCGGGCTCGGGATCTACTTCCTCGGGGTGCCGATGGCGGTGCCGCTCGCCGTCTTCATCTTCCTCTTCGCGTTCATTCCGCTGGTGGGTGCCGTGATCTCGGGCGCACTCGCGGTGGTCGTCGCGCTGGTCACGCAGGGCGTGTTCACCGCGGTGATGACCCTTGCCGTGGTGCTCGCCGTGCAGCAGATCGAGGGCCACATCCTGCAGCCGTTCATTCTCGGGCGTGCCGTGCGGGTGCATCCGCTGGCCGTTGTGCTGTCCGTGGCGGCGGGTGGTCTTGTCGCCGGGATCGGGGGTGCGGTGGTGGCCGTGCCGCTGGTCGCCGTGACGAACACCGTCGTCGGCTATCTCCGCGCGTACTCACGTGAGGCCGCCCTGAAGCAGGCGCCTCAGCCGCGGGGCGCCAGCGCTCTGGACGTCGCCCCCGTGGACCGCGGAACAGCCGCCGAGTAA